Part of the Mus caroli chromosome 1, CAROLI_EIJ_v1.1, whole genome shotgun sequence genome, CAATTCTGTTCTGGGAATTTCTGTCCAGGGGTTCATGGGATGTGCTTTAGTCTGAGAAGAATCTCTGAACCTCTTGACAAAAGGAGAGcagtttgctttcttctccagTGTTTCAGAAGCCACAAAGGATGCTGGGCCTACTCAAATGAGAATTCACATAGAAATTTGAGTCGTTGGTATCAACATTTCTTGGTTTGAATAAGACATACTTTAGTAGGTTGCTAGCCATAATGTAGCTCATCTTGATAAAACATGATTTTTACGTTCATgcatttttttatgtgtttaataGGTAGGAGATACTTTAAACAAAAAATGAGTTACACTGCATTGAAGTTTGTATTATGGCCACATTTTAAATCACCCATAAGCTCTATATTTCTGTTCTGCATGTTTTGTATTCATTCAAGTGAAGAATACTGTTTGATTTCCCAGGTACTGCATAAGCCGACCACAGTACAAGACTTCATGTGGTATCTCCTCATTGATTTCTTGTTGGAATTTCTTATACAGCATAATGGGAGCTGGGAAGTAAGTATGGCAGCTTACTGCTAACACCAAACTCCATCTTTGAAAGTAGTCTGAAGGAAACTGagtatggtgatgcacacctttaatcccagcactcaggaggcagagtgaggcAGATCACCGTGAGCTGGAAatcaggctggtctacagaatagATTCTAAGacatctagggctacatagagaccctgtctaatTTTAAGGAACCTGTTTTATAATAGAAAGTCTGAGAGTTGACTTTATACAAACTGAGAAAAATTGTGTGTATTGTTATAAGCCTTTCAGGttaaaatatttgcatgtattcttttcaagaaaataaatgaaaaatattgctAAAATGTTTCTAAGCTAAACCTATATATTACTAACACTGGGgcatattttatttgcatatgaCTGGAACTGTGAAATGAaaggaatgtttcttttatagTCTCCCACCTATTACCCAAGAAGAGGCATTACATATTTTGGGCTTTCAACCCCCATTTGAAGATATTAGGTTTGGCCCTTTCACTGGAAATACAACACTCATGAGGTACGGAGCTGCCACTTAGGGACAACACCTTCCTTTTATTCTGTGAAGTGATAACTGTGTAGTGTTTGGGGACAGTACAAGATAGACTTTGCTGCTGGGTCACAGGCTCCCTAAGATATGCCATGTGTGGGCTGTGCTTGGGTTTCTGTACAATTAGGACAGTAGCCTGTGTTATGAAACTATTGCTATGAGCAAATCTTCTTCTTAATTTCAGATGGTTTAGACAAATTAATGACCACTTTCATGTGAAAGGATGCTCTTACGTTCTATATaagccccatgggaagaacaaaaCAGCTGGAGAAACTGGTAGgtgaaaatacacacaaacacaaacacaaacacaaacacaaacacacacacacacacacacacacacacacacacaccaaactttCAGGTTGAGTACATTGCAAAAATTGGCCACATTGTTTCCTGGGATATCAAATTAACTTTTAATAGTTTGATGTTTTCTTACCTCTTTAAGAGGAAATCCATGATAGTAATATATAGGGCACTTTCAGTATTCAGTTCCATTTTCACCCCTTCTGATATTTCTATGTAGATGTTAGAAATTTAAAGCATATTTATAAACACTGCTCTTAACACATTGTTTGTATGGTTTAGGACttgttatatttgtgtgtgcatgtgtgtgtgtgttcacttctAGGAAAAAGCATGGAATTTacagtttgttttaaaacaaagtgaAAGCACTTGAGGACATGTGATGCTGGACTGGCATCAAGTGAATACACAGAACAGCAGGGTAATAAACTGGGAAGTGACAACACTCTGTTGTGAAAAAGTCTTGGTTTTAACAGACACATTAATGAAGTTGAACTTAAGGATTATTTGTTATCTATTAGTTgaattatttgtattgtttaatGATTTCAACTTATAAATGGTCACAATAAACTTTGAAATTTATGGGGCAGGCTGCTGTAAGGTCCTGCTGTTAAAGAAGAAACTTTTCTGACTATCCTGGAAATGGGAGACTTTATTTAAGGTTGTTACAGTGGGGTGCTGTGGTAAGGATTAACGATTAACCTCAGCTTCAAAGGTGATAAAGGCGGATGTAAAAACAGATGGATAATTGATGCGAAAGAATACAGGGTATTGAGAAACTATAGGTAGTAATGCAAATTTGACAACATTCTCaaagtgtaaaaatataaaacaattaataaaatgtaacaaCAAAAGGGCTCCTGAGTGTTAGCTTAGGATTAGTATTCAGAAATTTTATGATTGGTTTTTTTTGATCAACTGTGCTGTCCAGTATGTTTTGGAGCATAATTTGTTAGAGATTTTAGTGTATGGATCTTTAGAACAACAGTACTTGGTTTACTTTCTAATGGTCCTGGTTCCTCCAGTTCTTCCTGAGTTATTTATACAATGAGTAGATGGATATGAATGCTGTTATCCAGTTTCCTAACGGACTAGGATATGTTAGGCTGCTTGGCACCGGCAGGCACACTCTGATTTCGTTTACCTCTGTTTAAACATCCTTAAAGATATGCACAGTCATTTACTTATAGAATGGAAtaaagtgttttcctttacaagGTTTAAAATGACCTATATGCAtatgttcctgctttgactttGCTCAATTGACTGGGATTCAGGACACACCAGCCAAAtgcctccctaagttgctttggtcatggttttcatcacagcaatagaaacactaagacaattGTCTTTCTACACCTGCATCACACAGATCAAAGGCATCAGCTCTGCagtcaaggctgaccttgaagtcacagaaatccacctgccttggcctcctgagttctggccttaaggtatgtgccactactgctGGCAAGAATCTCTTTTATTGTGTATGTCTGGGATGGCAGGCATATTGACTCAATGTCTGTGGTCCAAGCACTGAGGAGGCTAAGACAGCAGGATTGCTCAGTTATCTGAGAAAGCTTCTCATtgattaatttaaatttaaagacaTTTCAGGAGTTTTTCTATGGCAATGGTGGTAATAGTCATCTTTTACAATGTTTGCGTCTACAGAGTAAAGTTAACTGAATCCACCATCTGGAATCTATTTACAGTCATGCTCTTTTATGGAAATTAAAGACTGTTCTGAATTTATTCCTAAAAATTCTTTATCTAAACTGTCAAGGTAGGGGGGTCAGTTTTTAAGATGTGAAGGAATACAACTCAATCCTGGGGAGTAGCTAATCATTACTGGTCTTTGTGAAGTAGAGATTTTAGTAGAGAGGACTCCCTGTCTGTGTTGATCTACTTAGAAGTGAAAGCTTATGTGGAATGCCTTGATAGAACTTCAGAGTAGAGACCAGACACATTAACTTATGTATAGGCAGAGCTCCCACCCCAAACCCTTGTGAGGCAGTCAGGTTGCCTCTGTGGAGCTGCTGCACACACTGACTAACAGATCTCGGTGGTCACCAGCTACTTCAGTGGTCAGAAAATCGATCGCTGTGAACATACCATGCAGGctttcagcttgctttttttagggTTCCCAGTTTTAATGGACTACTTGTTAATGAATAATTTAAGTTCTTCCAGGAATGGAAGTTAATGAAATCTCAGTTAATGGCTTTGAGTACTGAGTGCTGATAAAATTGTGTTTCTTATGCTAATACTTTGGAAATCATTTGACAGCTATTACAGTGATGGGCAACAGATGAGGAGAAACAGTTGTGTAACTCCAGCCTTGACTGCAGAGCTGATGCCTTTGTTCTGTGTGATGCAGGTGTAGAAAGACAATTGTCTTAgtgttcctattgctgtgatgaaaaccatgaccaaagcaacttagggaggcaTTTGGCTGGTGTGTCCTGAATCCCAGTCCATTGAGcaaagtcaaagcaggaactcgacagggtaggaacctggaggcaggacctgatgtAGAGACCatagagaaatgctgcttactggcctgctccaCATGGGTTGCTCAGACCACTTTTTAATGGAATCCAGAACCAGtagctcagggatggcactgcccacaataggctgagtcctcccacatcaattactaattaagaaaatgttctacaggctcCCCTACAGCCAAATCTTATGAAAGTATTTTCTAAATCAATGTTTCCTCCTTTCAAATGGCTGTAGCTTGTGGGAGTTGACATAAAAACGAGTCAATACAATGATAATATTTGCTATGTGGCAGGTGTGAGTCTTATTGTGTGGCAGGTACACttaagtgcatgcatgtgtgtgtgtgtatgagtgtgtgtgtgtatgcatgcacaccatTGTTGTAGTTTGTTGTTATTTAAGGTTTGTGTTTATTCATATGCATTAATAAACTTTAAGTTGCATGTAGATGTTTCATCCAGACATTAGAATGTCTATAATTTAACCTAATTTAAGGTCCTTTTGTAATTCTTTTGTAGACTTAGTTTATATGTGAGAGTTTATAGACACATGTTTCACTTGGGCATGCTCATTCAGACGCTGGTAGTGAGGGATGTCCACAACAGAGAAGCTAAGACTGTGATTGTGCAATTACTGGGTTTTACACAATCATTGAATATCTTAGACAACTTGGTATATTTTTAGAAAGTTCTGATAAGCAAGGACATTTGTTTTACTACTGAGTTtatctaaaattaaaagtaaattaattcaTGTTTTTGACCACATTGGTAGCTTCTCATTCCCTCCATGAAACTCAGAATTTCAGTGTATTCCAAATTCTGTCTTTTAGTCCTTAACTAGTCCTCTGCATTAAATGTGGACATTGCTTTGTGTTCCTCAGTTTGTCTGGTTTTGTCTTTGTAGCTCCAGGGGCCTTATCAAAGTTGACCCGAGGATTGAAAGATGAGTCACTGGCTTATATCTATCATTGCCAAAATCATTATTTCTGTCCAATTGGCTTTGaagcaacccctgtgaaagcTAATAAAGCATTCAGGTAAGATTTCTATACTTGATAAAGGCACAGCACTAGGAAAATTTGATGTACAAAGTAATTTTGGGAATTAAACAAATTCTAGTCTCTTAGAAATTGGGAAGCTTGGTAATGTGTTTTATTCAAACCAAGTGTGCATATGTTTTGCAGGACTGATTGCACTTCAGAGCTGTTGCTCAGTCATTGTTAGAAAAAGCCATCTGATGTACTTTTATGATTATTATACACAGATGCAGGGGCCTTCCCATGTTATTCCCTGTGTCCTCTCCATTGCCATACATGTCCTTGTGTCAAGAGTGCTACAACTAAGTACGTTAAAAAGCACCATCTATGCTCATAGTGAAGAACTAAGGAATTGTTAGGATTTTTCTCCAAGGGAGCTCAGGACCAGTTTCATCTCTAATCTTCTTGGTTATATTTGCCTCTTGCTTTTCTTAATCCAGTTTCTGTCTTTTTGAACAACATGcttttacatacacatacactgctGTCTCTTTGAAGGAGATGCTTATGAGAGCAGCTGAGAGGTTGCTGAGTTTGAATGTTATTCTCTTTACCAAGTTCCTCATAAGGGACCTGAAAACAGAGGTTAGTTTTAAGAACAGGTGGCATGACTGTCTTACCCCACTGATCTGCTGGTTGATTCACCCTTGGATTGCTGAGACTAGTGATTAGGGAGGATGAAAAGACTGGGAGGCTCTTGGAAGTTATCTCTTCAGTGAAGGCCCAGATTCTGGCTAGAGAACAAGGCTTGGCCTTTAGGACTGGAGGTCATGAATCCCTGGAGCCCCACTCAGAGGTCCTTGGATGTGGTGCCTAAGGGAACCTGAAACAGAGGAGCAGAAGTTGGAGAGCTTAGGAGGGTGAACACTACTTGTGTATGAGGAGCAAGAATAGAACTGCTTTCTCTCCAACTCCTGACATGCTCTGTTCACTTTCTGGAGTGAGGGGCACTTTTGCACTTCTTTGATAGTTCCAACCTCTGCCTTTACCTTCCTCAGATACCTATCAAATGTAAAGCATGCATTGACATCTGCTGCTCTGCTCCTTTAATAGTTAGGCTTCTCCAGTGAATGCCTGTGCCTATGAaccatctgatttttttttcataaaaattatgtaaatctCCAGGCTCCTCTCCAGACTTGAATTAGAGTTTCTGGGGATGGGACCGGAACATTGTGTGTTtaaaatcatcatcatctcctCTGATCCAAGGCGGTGATATGTTAAAATGCTTATAACCCTAGATTTTGAATATGGAAGTAATAAAGCTCAAACCTAATTCAAGGATTTCTAGAATGGGACCAAACCTAAGTGCTCATATCCATCCTAGATTAACAAAGCCATCTTTGAGTATCAGTGTATTTTAGTTCAAAGAGCATTCTCTGGGGAGTGAATGCCATTTATCAAGCTGATtgtgaatgtattttctttttagcaGGGGGCCCCTCTCTTCACAAGAAGTAGAATACTGGATTTTAATTGGAGAGTCAAGTAGAAAACATCCTGCCATTCACTGTAAAAGGTATGTTTTAGTGgcctttatgttttctttaattgagGTAATAGTTCCTTCACCGAAAGAACAGATCAAAATTGTGTAACTAGATGCATGTAGATAAATGTGCACACTTGTGTGGTCATTACTCTGTACAGTCTTGCCACAGAAAGTTCTGCTGCATTCTAGTTCTCTGCAACCCCACAGCTAGCCAGTTATGTTTCCCATTACCACAGaagtcatgttctctctctctctctctctctgctttccaatATAAGTAAcgatttttttctctaaaaaaatTAGAATTGGTTCATTTCTGCTAAAAGTCCTGATGcatatttgattaaaataaaatgtttaggaCTAGTGTGGTGGCTTACCAGATACAGGTGCTTGCATGCaggcctgatgatctgagttagATCCCAGGAGTCAACATGGTAGAATGAGAGAACCAATAGTTCTCTTCCAAACTCCAGAGATACAGAGTGGCATGTGCATGCACCtgcctgtcctccctccctccctccttgttagtctctttttctctcccctacTCTGTTTCCCCACACCTGCTGAGAGCTCCTGGCCCAGAGAGGGTAGAGACAGGGCATAGAGTAGGACTCTGGTGTGGCTTTAAAGACTGAGGATCTCCAGACATTCTAGCTCTCTAACGATACTAAAATGCTGGAGATACCTTCTAAAGTCCTAAAAGCTTTCTTGCGAATTCTGAGAGTAAAAAGCTGTTGGCTTAGGTGATTGACACCTGTAGCCTACAGTGGGGAATTAAGTAAAgtggcctttgttctatctcagcaggaactgcacagctctaactttcagcctgctagtagaagtcccaggaagaaaaagggactcTTTGAAAAGTGTTTATAgcatttattactaagttgtaaaaagttacCTATGAAAGCTATCTAGGAGAATGGGGAatagcagaaagatcctaagtgggGGCAGGGAATAATTTTCCCTTTGGatcaataaacttctattgaaccagaAGACAAGAATAATGCTCGCAAGAAGGAAAAactttacataagcaaatatgcataaatgCACATGAATTCATATGCAgattcacacatgcacatttatacaTATCCATTCAAACCAGTTAGATCCAGCTTGCATTCATTcccacaattacacacacacacatacacacacacacacacacacacacacacatccatacttacatatgcatttgaagcaaaagaccaagcaccagtgcagaaagaactcactcattctggatgaaagatgagctccaatctttattgcataggGAGAGAAAAGGCTTCTACCATTTTAATGCCAAATTAATTAAACTCATGTTTGTAAGAAGAAAGCTTTATTCCTTTTAATAGTACTAAGCTTGCCTTTAAGACTAGACCTGTTCTGTTTCAGGCTAAGAAGCCTGCCTTCTTCTTCTGCTCTCTCTTAAGTTTTGTTTATATCTGACTAAAAAATGTTTTGTCTAAAAAGATTCTGCTCAGTtcagttctgactcttctctttgaCCTCAGCACTTAAACACCTTTCAGAATACATGGTTACACGCTTAAAAGTTCACCCCAAGTTTGcacaaattcaaatcataaatagAATAAGAAGTTTACGAcaaagaatgtttacatgcatatccattaggagtaattatctggctaaacattcatcacctgtcacagctctACAGGTTCACTGGAAGTTAAAAACtgtaactaagttattagtgaaggtttgtatagataaaccctgtcaatattttatcttctcccCTACCACCTATAGTaaattgttagttccctttttatgaccgtagttaatggttttacaacctcttggaatgtgctctgggtAGTAGAAAGTCTAGTCACTATCTAGAAGCAATTACCTGGTGACACAAtggaagactggcagagttctcattgcagttttgacaaTCAGAAGAGACCTAagagcagtcccactataaaagagcttaagaaatactgatataattttaggaattcttataggatcatcataagaattattcttatttgtttaagaataatttatttgtctatatagcattactacaagacagtacatctttgtaAATCTGCAGAAAGCTactcaaaagggtgggctaatacctagtgattgttgtatatgtttaataataacaggagaaatatattaatagcaggaatctttcctaaaatgattttctcttGGGCCTTGCCTATGGGGTCAAATCTGTCATGGATTACAATCCGAGGCAggccatctcaggaagatcacctgctagttattagcttgtcctatgatggctcctgacacaTACCTTTGCTCTTTTTCACTATtgcctgtgcatacacacatgctgaCACAATCTGAGAATTCATGGTGTAGTTAAGGGAGAACTGGCATCATAATGACATGGACTCTTACAAGCTAACATCACAGACTGTATCACCACATACTCAGAACTTTAATTTCCTTTAGCactgattttgatttttcaaaaaaaaaaaaaaaaacacataatgtcctttaaatgatttttcctattgtaaattaatttaaaaatttcattttatgttattgctgtaatataaagaaaaagaactctATTTTACTATATAGACCTTGATTTTCACATCTTTGCcaaatttacttattatttgtataaaacgTGCTTTGATTTTTCTCCACAAGCATTTTATTAGTATATTATTTATTAGTAATTCTGACAGAATGTGGCACATGGGTAAATGAAGCAAAAGGATCCTGTAAACcaaggggttcaaggccagcttataTAACATACAAAACCATACCCCATTGCTGCCCCCccataagaaaataaattgacTTGAGTATAATAGAAAGTGTAGCATGGCACTGCTTTAGCCTGCCAGGTATTATCTGGTATATTGACAGTAATTGGATAACCATAACTGTCACTTACACACAAAATTATTGTGGCAGCTTGCTCATGGAAAAAGCTTACTAAAGTGGTACTTTGAACCTGAAGAAAACTGTCCTTTTTCTTACTATAGATGGGCAGATATTGTCACTGATCTAAACACTCAAAATCCAGAATTCTTAGATATCCGACATCTAGAGAGGGGGCTGCAGTTCCGGAAAACAAAGAAGGTAAGACTACTACTACATTGGAAGTAACTTGTCGAATGACCAGATTgcaatgttttattaataatctTGTCTTGGTAAATGACAGAAACCAAGTTCAAACTACCTTAGTCAGAAAGGTAAGATTATTTTAAGGATTCAGGCTAACTTTAAGCTTCCAGCTAAGGATAGTCATAAGGAAATGGCACCCAGCACTGCAGTATTGGTAGAATGGCTTTTGTAGGCTGTGTTGTACTAAGTGCTTTATCTGAATGTAAATTTCTTGAACAATAACGTTCAACTCTTTATTCTCAGGGGTAGATTGAGACTTAACATTCCTTGGTTGAGCTCTATAGTCTTGGCCCAAGTTGGGTAAATTATGGTCCCAAGACAGAGCCAGGTGTTCAAGCATGACTACAGAAGGAACCTTTCAGAAATAGATATAACAGAGATTGAGTAGGCAACCTTTTACTATAAAGGAAGCCGGGAGTGGTAGcgcatgcttgtaatctcagctcttgggtgAGAGGATTTTCATGCTATCTTAAGCTATTGAGATTatgtctctttttttaattttttttttttttttttggtttttttcgagacagggtttNTCTNtatagctctggctgtcctggaactcactttgtagaccaggctggcctcgaactcagaaatccgcctgcctctgcctcccgagtgctgggattaaaggcgtgcgctcaAAAGCcttgtgtaaacacacacacacacactcgcatgtGGGAGGGAATAAGATAGGATTTTAGTAGAATGGAGGGGAGGAGACTACACACACAGCAGAAGAAAGGCTGATTTTGATTTGTGAGTCGGGAATATGAGGATATGACTATGCTGATTCTAGGCTGTGGAGGGGCATATGGGACACAAGAGCTCTGGTCCCTAAGGGCTTGGTTATAATGTCAAGGCAGCTGTGGGGAAAGGTGAGTATGTTAGAGTGCTCTGATAAGGCAGAGTAGTAGTGTTTTCAGACATGTGGAAGAATAACATCATCAAGGGAGTCAATAAGAACCCTAAAAACTTAcaaacttattttctctttattgtcttcctcttttttcccttctcaGGTTGGAGGAAATTTGCATTGCATCATCGCATTCCAGAGACTCAGTTGGCAGAGATTTGGCTTTTGGAACTTTCCATTTGGAACCATTACACAAGAATCACAACATCCCACACATGTCCCTGGAATTGCCAAATCTGAGAGTGAGGACAATATCTCTAAGAAGCAGCATGGGCGCCTGGGCAGGTCCTTCAGTGCAAGTTTCCATCAGGACTCAGCATGGAAGAATATGTCTAGCATCCACGAGAGAAGGAACAGTGGCTACCACAGCTTTAGAGATTATAATGGCAATGACTGACCATGCCAAAACTTAGCCACTGGGGTCACCCACACAGCTGTTATGTACAGGACTGCATTAGGACATCAGCTGGTTTTATTAAGTCTGTCAATAGGAACAGATTTTGTGGTACAAAATATACCCTGTAGTTCTTTAGTAAAAAAAAGCCTACATAGGATTACTATGGTTGGCTTCAAATATACAGGCAGGTAAGCACAGAATTCCGCCCTTCTAAAGTTAAAAGTAGTAAGCAATCTGGACAAAGGGTTTCACAAAATCCAATACAATCAAAATGGCTTCAAAGCAAAAACACAAATGCATTTAACAGCATCAAAACTTGAACTACTTAAGCATGAAGCGATTTATTGATACTTGATCCCTAGTCATTTATTACAATACTTTAATTCCTAAGGCATCATCTGTCCTTAAAAAATGGGGGCAGTCAAGGTGTAGTTTTTGCTCATGgttaaaactaatttaaaattatctttctagTCTAGTTGTTCTTTCAGTGCTAACAGTACCCACCTCCCATCGTTGCTTTCCTGAATAACTCTCAGGATTCTCCAAAAAGCAGCAGAAACTACTCCAGACACTGACCTTTTCTCTAGGTGCAGATGGGTGACTTAGGTCATTGATTCTGATATTCTTGACTTGGCATGTGGTTGTGAAATAGCTACAAGAAGAATATAGGTCTGGAGCGAAGTCTGATATTCTAGAACAAACCTTGTTTCAGGGATATAGTTAGAGAGCACTTGGCATCCAAAGTTTCTATATCCACGGTAACATGTGCTGTGACTTGTCTCTTCATGGAGTCATGTGTTAACAATAGCACTGACGACATGTTGGCAACGTCCAGCTCACTCTGAGGAAGACTTTGTATTTTCAACCCTGAGCCGTTTCCTTTTGTGAAACATCCAAGCAATTAGGTGTTTGAAGTGTGAGTTACATATTCTGGAAGTGTGAATTCAATACTTGAGCTCCTCTTCAGCGGCTGTTTTCCTTTTGCTGCCAAGGTGTGACTCATAGCCGTCTGTGATGCTGTTCTTTCACATCGTACGTTCATTCCAGGATTCAAATCAGTAACTTGGTGATTACAAGGTGCTGAGTATGTTGGAACCATTGCAATACACCTCAAAGGGAGGTTTcagattttgactttttaaaaaaaaatttcatttttctcttgaaTTTCATATCATCTATCCACTCATATATGTTTAGCCTACAGAATTACAAACTAGTCCTGTTTCTAAGGAGATTATTTAGCTTGACATGTAAAGGACTGAAAGATTTGTAGGTGTTGATTTTGTTACTTCACACTGgaactttgaaaatgttttcatcaaataaagttttgttttctacttttaatcCTATGAATTTTAATGTCTATGTTTAAGTTAGCGTGTATTCTTGTAACTGTGTGAAGCATATGATAATTTGCTAATTCCATGTAATCAGTGTTATAAGAAACATCTTACAATTTTTATAATCACCGGAACAATGTGAAAAGGCAATAACTTCCATGCCATGCTTGCTAAGTTTCAAGTACTTGAGCACTGATTCTCTAATCCTTCACAACGTGATTTGGAAACTTTCttatattaatttcaaaaaaaaaaaacaaggttggAATTTTTGTGGTTCAAGcatattttcaatataaactGTTTTTAATAGTTCAATTGAGTATTTCAAAGCAATAGGTTTGAAGAGCTAagagaaaagaatacaaatgcaAAATAAGATGTAAACCTTAAGAACGAAGTGACAGCTGGGAAAATAAGATGAGTTTATTCCCTGTACACTAATCATGTGCTTTATTGAAACCACTGACAGACATACGGCCACTTAAAACTTAAGCTTACAGATTTAAAAGTGACTCAGAGCACAGAATGTTTGAATTCagtgggaggtttttttttttttttcagggtgtGCATAAGAGTTCCTGCAAAGTTCCTTTTGAAAACTAGTAATATTCCTATTTGATTTGTTAGTCAACCTGTCTTAGAAATTGTCAGATCTTCTAATGAAGGATGCTGATTGACTCAGAAGTTACAAGTTGTCTCACCTGTGAGATTATGTCCTCTTTGGTAGTGATGTGGAAGAACGGTTACGCTAATGAGTATGGTGTTTATAATAGTAGTTGAAAAGCTATTTAAATGCTtgcta contains:
- the Bivm gene encoding basic immunoglobulin-like variable motif-containing protein isoform X1; translation: MPNATEAGKATDPGHGEHTSENKSPEEGLQGAVPSFYTSASEAPIAPRGDGHYPSSCPVTHTREKIYAICSDYAFLNQATSVYKTPSLARSACLPDNTSLSAGNTTRYIGISTSTSEIIYNEENNLENLSTGMGKLPLAWEIDKSEFDGVTTNLIHKSGNVKKQFSKKKTSDKKWRHQRECLHYSPLDDVKQRKVLDLRRWYCISRPQYKTSCGISSLISCWNFLYSIMGAGNLPPITQEEALHILGFQPPFEDIRFGPFTGNTTLMRWFRQINDHFHVKGCSYVLYKPHGKNKTAGETAPGALSKLTRGLKDESLAYIYHCQNHYFCPIGFEATPVKANKAFSRGPLSSQEVEYWILIGESSRKHPAIHCKRWADIVTDLNTQNPEFLDIRHLERGLQFRKTKKVGGNLHCIIAFQRLSWQRFGFWNFPFGTITQESQHPTHVPGIAKSESEDNISKKQHGRLGRSFSASFHQDSAWKNMSSIHERRNSGYHSFRDYNGND
- the Bivm gene encoding basic immunoglobulin-like variable motif-containing protein isoform X2; the protein is MPNATEAGKATDPGHGEHTSENKSPEEGLQGAVPSFYTSASEAPIAPRGDGHYPSSCPVTHTREKIYAICSDYAFLNQATSVYKTPSLARSACLPDNTSLSAGNTTRYIGISTSTSEIIYNEENNLENLSTGMGKLPLAWEIDKSEFDGVTTNLIHKSGNVKKQFSKKKTSDKKWRHQRECLHYSPLDDVKQRKVLDLRRWYCISRPQYKTSCGISSLISCWNFLYSIMGAGNLPPITQEEALHILGFQPPFEDIRFGPFTGNTTLMRWFRQINDHFHVKGCSYVLYKPHGKNKTAGETAPGALSKLTRGLKDESLAYIYHCQNHYFCPIGFEATPVKANKAFRGPLSSQEVEYWILIGESSRKHPAIHCKRWADIVTDLNTQNPEFLDIRHLERGLQFRKTKKVGGNLHCIIAFQRLSWQRFGFWNFPFGTITQESQHPTHVPGIAKSESEDNISKKQHGRLGRSFSASFHQDSAWKNMSSIHERRNSGYHSFRDYNGND